The stretch of DNA ATCCCGACAGGCGTCACGCGATCCGGGATTTCGAGCCGGTCCAGACCTCGCGCTACGTCAGCAAGGGAACCCGGAAGGTCCTGGCCGGTCTGTTCACGCCGATCGGCGCGACGCCGTCTCAGGTGGCCCGCCGCATGGTGGCACAGGCGAGCAAGGTCGCGGCACCGGTCGCGACGCCGATCCCCACCGAGAAGACGGCGATGCGGGTGATCAACCCGTGGCAGAGCGCGCAGTGATCCGACCGGGCGTCGCTCAGAAGAACCGCTCCTTGATGACGATCGTGTCGCCCGGGCGGACCGGGTAGGTCATCGGCACGATGCCGGAGGCGAGGTTTCCGCTCGTATCGCGGGTCAGGACGGCGTAGTCCCTGGCCGCCCGCGGCCCGAAACCCGCTGCGATCGCGACCGCGGTCTCCACGGTCATGCCGTTCACGAACGGGTATTGGCCGGAGGTGGTCACCTCCCCGAGGATGTAGAACGGCCGGTAGCCGTCGACCTCCACGGTCACGTGCGGCTCCCTGACGAAGCCGGAGGCCAGCTTGGCCTCGATCGCCTTCGCGGCCTGACCGGTTGTCTGTCCGCCGACCTGAACGGTGCCGATCAGCGGCATCGCGATGCGTCCCGCGCCGTCGACCGCGTAGATGTTCGACAGGTTGTCCTGCCCGAAGACGATGACGCGCAGCTT from Methylobacterium sp. PvR107 encodes:
- a CDS encoding polysaccharide biosynthesis/export family protein, giving the protein MVMNRRALLLTLGTTLALGGCLRPTFRTDELDATGTGSIAARYTLAAGDKLRVIVFGQDNLSNIYAVDGAGRIAMPLIGTVQVGGQTTGQAAKAIEAKLASGFVREPHVTVEVDGYRPFYILGEVTTSGQYPFVNGMTVETAVAIAAGFGPRAARDYAVLTRDTSGNLASGIVPMTYPVRPGDTIVIKERFF